The following DNA comes from Winogradskyella sp. PG-2.
CTATCCTCAAAAAATTGAAGCAATAAAAAGTATGACAAGCCTCCTAAAATACAAGCTGTAGCATAAATCTCTTTTCTAAAAATTACAGGTATTTCACTACATAAAATATCTCTTAATACGCCTCCAAAACATGCAGTCATAGTTCCTAAAGCAATACAAATTATAGGATGTAATCCTGCTTTTAAACCTGTTTCAATACCAACAAGAGTGTACAAAGCTATGCCAATAGTATCAAATAGAAATAGTGATTTTCTTAAATAAGAAATTTGTTTTCTAAATAGGACTGCAAATACTGCTGAACCAATAATAACATAAACAAAGGTCATATTACGCATCCAAGAAACCGGTTCTACGCCTACCATTATATCACGTAAAGTTCCACCTCCTACAGCAGTAACAAAAGCGATAATGAGAACACCAAATGGATCCATACGCTTATTCATAGCGACTAATACACCCGAAATAGCAAAAGCTATAGTTCCTAAAATATCGATGGTTTGTATAAACATTACATATTCTGAGTATAATAATTATAATCCTTTATCACATTCGCCACAAAATCAACTGGTTTCTCTGAAGTTTCTATAGCCATTACTTTTAAAAGGCGATGATGCAAATTTAAAATGATATTATGATTACCGTTTCTTACTGCGTCATCGTATAAATTTTTAATAGTCTGCATATCGTTGTCATTCAACACAGTAACTTGACTGTACTTTGGCACATAATCTACTGGTAAATCTTTTATCAACGTATCATTTATAGTCATATTCTCGCGTTCGCTAATCACAGTAGTACCTGCTGCTATATCACCTATTCTCTGTCCATTTCCTTTTAACAAAATAGTAACTACAGCCGCACCACCTGATGTTAAAACAACATCTATAACACGTAAAATCCACCTCACAAAATAATTAGCAAAACCAGGCCTAGAACCATCAAGTTTTACAACTCGCATATTCATAATGGTCTTTCCGACGGTTTTTCCGTTCAAAAAAGTTTCAAGTAAAACATAGTATAAAAATGCTGGTAATGATACTAGCATATATATTGCCCAAGAATCACCTGGATCTAAATTTAAGGAGACTAAAAGCCAAATCGCTCCAATTCCATATATCAAAATAATTGCACTATCAATAAGATATGCAAGCATCCTATGACCAATACTTGCTACGTTTTGATTTATACCCACATTTTGAGCAGTTTCTATTTGAAATTCATCCATATTTTCTTTTCTTTGAAAGTCTAAAGGGATTAGTTTATGCGCGAAGCGGCTTTTGTAAAGCAAAATAAAGACAAATGGATAGAATTTGAAACTATTCTTACAAATAAAACCAATATTGATCCTGATTTGCTTTCTGACCTTTACATAGAAATTACTGATCATTTAAGTTACGCCAAAACATTTTACAAAAATAGCAACACAGAACGTTACCTAAATCAGTTAGCATCTAAAGCACATCAGAATATTTACAGAACAAAAAAGGAATCGAAAAATCGATTAATTTCGTTTTTTAAAACTGAGTTTCCGACTCTATTCTATCAACACCATCGCGAACTCCTTATTACATTTCTAACTTTTACACTCTTTGTTATTGTTGGTGCATTCTCAGCTGCTAATGAAGGAGATTTTGTAAGGTCTTTTCTTGGGGATGGGTATGTAAACATGACATTAGAAAACATTGAGAAAGGAGATCCAATGGGCGTTTATAAACAGCAAGGGGAATTTAATATGTTTTTAGGTATTACATTAAATAATATTAAAGTTGCACTTTTCGCTTTTGGGTATGGTATTTTATTAGGCGTAGGCACTTTATATATTATGATGCAAAACGGTATAATGCTCGGGAGTTTCCAATACTTTTTTTATGAGAAAGGTTTACTATGGGAATCAGCTCGTACAATATGGATTCATGGTACAATAGAAATATCCGTAATTATAATTGCTGGTTGTGCTGGTTTAGTAATGGGAAATGGTATTTTATTCACAGGTACCTTACCAAGGTTAGAAGCCTTTAAACGTGGAGTTATAAATGGTTTAAAAATTCTAATGAGTACGATTCCATTTTTTATTATTGCCGGATTTTTAGAAGGGTTTGTAACACGGCACACTGAAATGCCAGATTGGCTAGCTATTCTTATCATTTCTGGTTCATTAGCACTTATACTATTTTACTATGTCATATATCCAATACGATTAAATAAAAAATTAAAGGCATTAAACAACCTTAAAAATACAATTACACTAACTAATTTAGAAACAGATTTAACATGAGGAGATCCTATATAGAATTTAGACAACAGCGTGATTTTAGCAGCATTTTATCAGATACATTCGGATTTATTAGAAATGAATTTAAACCACTAATGAAAGCCGTCTTTAATATTGCTGGTCCAGCTATTTTAGTTTTTATGGTATCGCTCGCTGCTTATAACTACATTGCTGGTGATATATTTAACTTTACAGGTCTTGGCGAACCCTCTTTTAATTCAACTAATGTATTTGTAGTTATTATTGTGGCTATTATTTATCTTATATCTGCCATTGCTGCATACATATTCTCAACATCTTCTGTACTATTTTACATAAAATCCTATATAGATAACAAAGGAGAGACAGATTTAGTAGAAATAAAAAAGAATGTTTATAATACATTTTGGTCCTTTTTTGGAATGAGTTTTCTAAAAGGTATAACCTTAATGATTGCTTTAGTCCTTTGTCTTTTACCTGCTTTATATGCCATAGTTCCTATGGCTATAGTGTTTAGCATTTTTGTTTTTGAGACAAGGCAGTCGGCTACTGATGCGTTTAGCAAAAGTTTTAATTTAGTAAATGTAGATTTTTGGACAGCGTTTGGTTCTTTTCTGGTTCTTGGAATTATCTTTTATATTCTTGGTATGATATTCTCAATACCATCTGTAATTTATACATTAATAAGTACTGGGATATTTTCTGGCGAAATAGATCCTGCAAATCTTAATAGTTTTTCTGCTGATCCTGTTTTAATTTTTCTAAACGTACTCAATTACTTTTTTCAATTTTTATTAAATACTATTCTTATAGTTGGCGGTGCAATTATTTACTTTCACTTACATGAAAAAACAACCTTTACTGGTACTTATGATCGTATTAGTGAAATCGGTAAAATAGAAGAGTAAATGAGGTTATACTGGTTGGTTTTATGTTTTTGTATTGGGCAATTCTCTATTGCGCAACAAAATGAGCAACCTGTAAAGTTAGATGACACTTCATTAGAAAAACAAGTTATCGCTGAAAAGGATTTAAAATCTTATAAAGCTGATGATGATTTTAATTATGCAGAAGTTAAAGCAGAAGAAAACATCTTTGATAAAGCTTATCGTTGGCTTAGAAATATACTAACAAAATTTTGGGAGGCAATTTTTGGAACTGGAACGGCTGTTGGTTTTCTTTGGTTTGTTTTTAGAGTACTACCCTATTTATTACTTGGATTTTTGGTCTTTTTATTAATTCGGTTTTTCTTAAAAGTAAATGCTAATAATTTAAGAACTAAAGGAAAAGAAGAAGGCTCTGTTTTATTTAGTGAAGAAGAGCAAATTATTAAGAATGAAGATATACCTGCTCTAATAAAAGAAGCAATAAATCAAAAGAATTACAGGTTAGCTATTCGTTATTACTATTTATTATCTCTAAAATATCTTTCTGAAAGTGATCGTATTGAATGGGAAGCACAAAAAACGAATGAAGACTACATCAAAGAAATTGAAAAAGAGCATTTAAAGACTAGCTTTAAAGATATTACCCGAATTTATGATTATGTATGGTATGGTGAATTTAGCGTTGATGCTTTAAAGTTTGAAGCCTTAAAATCACCTTTCGAAGAATTAAATAAAACTATTATAAGCCATTGAGTAAAAAAGGAAAAATATACATTACACTTGTACTTTTGACTCTTTTTGCAATAGTTGCTGTAGAGATGACCAAACCTGAGCCTATCAATTGGTTTCCATCATACGCTTTACATCACAAAATTCCTTTTGGATCTTATGTGTTTAACGAGCAATTAGAGCGTGTTTCTAATGATGTTACCACGGTTGAAAGACCACCTTTTGAATATTTAAGTAACAATACTATTTCTGGAACATACCTCTTTTATAATGGTGGAATAGCTTTTGGTAAAGAGGAATTAAATGGTTTATTAGATTGGGTCTCAGAAGGAAATACACTTATGGTTTCAGCCGTAGATTTCGAAAAAAAGTTACTCGATACTTTAAACCTCAAAACAAGAACTATAAATATCACTAACAATTTTAATAATAAATATCAGGTAAAACTAGTTAACCCATTATTAGACAATACAACCATATATAAATACGAACGACCAACAACATTTTTTCATTTTCACGAAATTGATACAGTAAAGACATCGATTCTTGGTTTTATTGATAAATATAGAGGTGAACAAGAAAATTCAAAGACCACATTAGTAAATGCTATAAAACAATCTTTTGGTGATGGTGAAATTATATTGAATACTTTTCCACAAGCTTTCACTAATTACTTTATGCTTAATTCTCCTAATCAGGATTATACAGCTGGCTTAATGTCTTATATAAACACCAACAAACCTATTTATGTAGATACCTATTATAAAACTGGGAAGAAATTTTATACCTCTCCAATGTATCTGTTTTTAAGTACTAAATCTTTAAAATGGGCTTATTACATTATGCTTATTGGTGTATTAATCTATATTATTTTTGAAGGTAAACGTAAGCAACGTGCCATTCCTATTATTAGACCGTTAAAAAACCAGACTGTAGACTTTACGAGAACTATTGCCAATATGTATTACGAAAATGGAAAGCATAAAGATATAGCTCAGCATAAAATTCAACATTTTTTAGAATTTATTAGAAATTCAATGTACCTCAATACTTCGGAAATTAATAACAGCTTCATTAAAAACTTAGCCGCTAGAAGTAATAATAGTATTGAAGATACGCAAACCTTATTTAAACTCATTGAGAGTTTTAATAAGAAATCAAAAATTGAAAATAAAGAATTAGAAAGGTTAAATACCTTAATAGAACAATTTAAAACTCATAACTAATGGAAAACGAACCTGTAAACGAGGACTTAAATTTTGACAATAGAATTCAGTTAGAAGGTCTTAAAAATGCTGTAGAAGGTATTAAAAGTGAACTTAGTAAAGTTATTATCGGTCAAGATAACTTTGTAGAATTATTAATTGTAGCGCTATTGGCAGATGGTCATGTACTTATTGAAGGAGTACCTGGCATTGCAAAAACAGTCACAGCAAAACTATTTGCTAAGGTTTTAAAAACTGATTTTAGTCGTATACAGTTTACACCAGATTTAATGCCAAGTGATGTTTTAGGAACATCAGTTTTAAACATGAAATCTTCAGAATTTGAGTTTAAAAAAGGACCTATCTTTTCAAATATTGTTTTAATTGATGAAATTAATAGAGCACCTGCAAAAACCCAAGCAGCTTTATTCGAAACTATGGAAGAGCGTCAAGCGACCATTGATGGCACTACCTATAAGTTCAATAATCCGTTTATGGTTTTAGCAACACAAAACCCAATTGAACAAGAAGGAACTTACGCATTACCTGAAGCTCAATTAGACAGATTCATTTTTAAAATTAAAGTAGATTATCCATCATTAGAAGATGAAGTAAAAATTCTAACGTCTCATCACGAGCGTAAAGGAGATTCACCTCAGACCTTAATAAATTCTATTTTAGATACAAAATCGTTAGAAGATTATAAGGCTAAAACACAGGCAATAGTTATTGAAGAAAAAATTATAAAATATATCGCAGAGATTGTTTCTAAAACTCGTAATCATCCGCATTTATATCTTGGTGGTTCACCAAGAGCATCAATAGCTATATTAAATACAGCTAAGGCATTCGCAGCGATCAATGGTCGTGATTTTGTGATTCCAGAAGATATTAAGAAATCACTTAATCCTGTATTAAACCATAGAATCATATTAACACCAGAACGCGAAATGGAAGGTATGACTACAGAAAATGTTATAGAAATGATAGTTCAATCGGTTGAAGTTCCTCGATAGTCAACTTATATGAAGTTTATTAAGTCATTATATATTCACCAACAGCTATATATTTATTTAGCAGTGGCTTCAGTATGCTTTTTATTATCGTATTGGTTACCAGCATTATTTTCTTTTGCAACGATTTTATCAATAATTATAATCGTTGTTTTATTTATCGATTTACTTCTACTCTATCAACCAAAAAATGCTATTAACGGCAGGAGAATTTTGCCAGATAAATTTTCAAATAGTGATAATAACCCGGTTCCAATTACAATTGCAAATAAGTATAACTTCAAAGCCTATATTGATGTAATAGATGAATTACCTATTCAATTCCAAAAACGTGATTTTGCATACAAGACAATATTAAATCCAAGTCAAAATCATGATTTTGATTATATGGTAAGACCAGTTGATAGAGGTGAATATTATTTTGGTCATTTAAATATTTTTGTATCCTCACCACTGAAAATTATTAAACGAAAATATAAATTTCAGAATGAGCAAATGGTGATGGTCTACCCATCAATAATTCAGATGCAGAAATACGATTTTCTCGCCATTAGTAATGCATTAACACAAGTTGGGTTAAAAAAGATTAGACGTATTGGTAATACTTCAGAATTTGAACAAATAAAAGAGTATGTACAAGGCGATGATTTTAGAACTGTAAATTGGAAAGCTACTGCAAAGCGAGCACAATTAATGGTCAATCAATACCAAGATGAAAAGTCTCAGCCCATCTATTCTATTGTAGATACTGGTCGTGTAATGAAGATGCCTTTTAATGGTTTAAAGCTTTTAGATTATGCCATTAATTCTGCTTTAGCATTTAGTAATGTAGCTTTAAAGAAACATGATAAAGTAGGTCTACTATCTTTCTCTAAGAAAATAGAATCTTTCTTACCAGCGATACACAAACTGACTTACCTCAATCGTATTTTAGAAACCTTATATAATATTGATACTCAATTTAATGATAGTGATTTTGGACTTCTCTATGCGCAATTAAAACGAAAAGTAACACATCGTAGTTTACTCCTACTATACACAAATTTTGAACATCTTAGTGCTCTGAAAAGGCAGATGCCTTATTTACAAGCAATTTCAAAAAAGCACATGCTTGTTGTTGTACTTTTTGAAAATATCGAATTAGAAACTATAATTGAAGAAAATGCTGAAGACTTACAGTCTATTTACCACAAAACTATTGCAGAAAAATTCGCATTTGAAAAACGATTAATGGTTAAGGAACTTCAGAAACATGGTATACAAGCGATTTTAACTCCACCTGAAAAATTGACTATTAATACTATAAATAAATACTTAGAGATAAAAGCTAGAGGAATGCTTTAAGCTAGAATAACTAAATACAATTCATCCTATTAAAATTACAATTCGGTAAGTACAATTTTTTTAGCGTGAGCTTTTATAGGATATTTGAATCATCAAAAAACAAATAACCATTAAAACAAAAATCATCATGAAAAATTTAATTTTAACAATTGCCTTAGTTTTGACTTCAGTATTTAGCTTTTCTCAAGAAGATAAAGGGGTTACAATAACTGTAACTATAGATAACGTAAAAAACGATAAAGGAAACGTATTAATGTCCTTACACACCTCTGAAACATTTATGAAAGGGAAAGGTATCATTGATGCTGAAACTAAAATAAAAGACGGAAAAGTGACTATTACTTTTGAAAATGTATTACCTGGAGAGTACGCAATTATGGCTTTACACGATGAAAATGAAAACCAAAGAATGGATTTTCAGGATAATGGCATGCCATTAGAGTCTTATGGAATGTCTAATAATGTAATGTCTTTTGGTCCACCTCAGTATGGTGATGCTAAATTTAAAGTAGAAGCTAAAGATTTAGAGCTAAATATCAGGTTTTAATTCCAATAATCTATTTAAAAAATCAAAGACTGAGTATATTCAATTATGAATTGCTCAGTCTTTTGAAATCAATTAAGGGCTAAATCTACCAATATAATCTTAACATAAGATTTGGCGTAATACCTAAAGAATATTTTTCTAATAATTCAATAGTATCCCCCGTACTATTATTACCTCTATACTCTCTACTAATTATATTTTTTCTATTGTATATATTTCTTAATGAAAATCCTACTTTACCTCTTAATTTATTGTGCTTAGAAAAGTAAAAATTATATGTTGAAGAAAAATCTAAACGATGATAAATTGGCAGTTCACCAGTATTTATACCACTATTAAATTCTAAATTATTACCATTTTCTTCAGTAATGGTATATGGTTTTCCAGTCTGCCACTTCCATCCCAAAGCCAATTGAAAATCATTAAGTCTATAACTTAATGCCACGGATACAGCATGGCTAATATTAGATTTGGAAGTAAACTCATTATTAGCATTAAGATTTTTAAACTTACTTTTTGATCTATTAAAAGAATAACTCAACCATGAATTGAATCTACTAAATTGCTTTTTCATAAAAAGATCGACACCAAAAATATTCTGGTTGCCAATATTAAAGCTACTATTGTCAGGATTTAAAAAGCCAAGTGATAGTGCTGTAATATTTTTCAATTTTTTATAATAAGTATCAATATCTATACTAAATCCCTTGAGTTTGTATATGAATCCACCTGATACATGTTGACTATTAATTATGGGAAATGAATTTCCATCTGCCAATCTCCAAACTCTATTTTGCAGAGATAAATCACTTAAAATAGTTTCATCAATTTCGCTAATAATCTGATTTTTAATTTCACCTGTAACCTGAAACATTAAATTAGAAAGTATAGATTTATATAATACCAATCTAGGTTCAAATCTTATGGCATCTAGCTCTTTAAAATAAGTGCTTCGTAAGCCTACAGCAAAATCAAATAATTTTGAATTTTTATAGTCGTAATTACCATAAACACTATGGGTTTGTACTGTACTATCTTCTGTATCTAAAACAAAAATTAAGTTTGTTGTATTTAAAAATGCATAAGCAACATCTTTAAGTGTATATTGATAACCAAAAGCTATAGAATTTTCTTTTTTTAAATCAATATTTACTTCTGATGATATACCAGAATCAAATATGGTATTGCGTTTTTCAAAATCTGATACTTGTTCGTTATTCTCTCTTGTAACGAAATTATAATTCAATTTATAATCAGAAAAAAATGCAGTAGTAGTTTGTGTTATTTTTTGATTCCAATTGCGTTTCCAACCTAAACCATATCCAATATTACTCGTTACTAACTTATCATTAAACATGCGATTATTACTAGTGTCATTTACCATATAATCTAATTGATTGTCTATTGAAATAATACTTGCGTACATGCTATTATTTTTATTTGGTCTAAAATTTAGTTTAACATTATAATCTAAAAATGAAAAATCATTATTTTCATTTTCAGAACCATTAATCTTAGTACTTTCAAATACTTTATCTGCTAACTGATTAAATGTAAATGTTTCTAAGACATCAACGTGACTTCTCCTCAATGAAGCTTGAATATTCATTTTATCTTTAATAATAGGAATTTCTAATAGTGCATCACCATTAACTCCATTAAAACCTAACTCAGCTTTTACAGTTTTAGAAATATTAGAGTTAGAAGACATGTCTATAACACTAGATAAACGTTCGCCATATCTAGCATGAGAGCCTTTGTTTATAAATTTAATTTTTGAAGTTACATTTGGATTTAATGGCGAAATCATACCAAAAAGATGCCCTTTGTGATAGATATTTATACCATCCCAAATCAGTCGGTTTTGATCTGAAGCCCCACCTCTAACAAAAAAACCTGTAGCTGTTTCATTAGGGCTTAAAACACCAGGTAATAACTGAATACTCTCTAATACATCTGGCTCTGTGAGTCCTGGCAATATTCCCAGTTTATAAGGGAACAAATTAAAGGATCCGTTTTTATTTTTTTCAATTCCTTCTGCTAAATAACTTCGAACAATTACTTTATCTAATGCATTTAGGTCTATAGTTTCTTGTGAGACTTCATTAATAATAATATAACGATTATTTAAAATCTTATAATTCAGCTGTGTTAACTTCTTAAATAAATCTAAAAATTCTACTAGCGTTCTTTTTTCTCTTTTTATTGAAAAACGTTTCCCTTTTAAATCATCATCCTTATAAGAAAACAATACATCATATACGTTTTCTACTTCAGTAAAAGCATACATGATTGGCACATCATCAAATTCAATGTAAAAAGCCTCTTCTTGCGAAAAGGCTGATAATGGGAGTAACATTAAGACACAGATATAGATTAACCTCATCTTTAATATCTCAGTTTAATGTTACGTTTTTCTTTTTCTTTAAACTTTATGTGTAGTGCTTCAAAAACAGTTATTAAAGCATTATTGAGGTTATTGTGAGGAAAACTACCAGAGAAAATCGTTGTATCATCAATAGATTCTGAATCAATTTTAATATTGTATTGATCTTCTAGAGCAGTAATTACATATTTAATTGGTATACTTTTAAATGTACTCTCGCCATTAATCCATGTCGGTTTTAAAAGTTGAGTAGTTGAAGATTCTGATGGATCACCATTTATTTTTCTAACGCTATGCGTTGGCAACAAAATATGCGCAGAAGAATTTGTGCTTACACTTACTTTACCTTCGTAACAAACCACATCAAAAAAGTCGTTTGTAGCGTTAACATTAAATTGAGTACCAAGAACAGTAACTGACCCATTATCTGTATTTACAGTAAAGGCTTCTCCTTTGGCCACTTTAAAATAGGCTTCACCTTTAAGATTAAGTGTACGCTCTTTATTCCAATTATCTTCGTCGTATGTAATTTGAGATTTAGAATTTAAGATAACTTCAGAACCATCTAAAAGCACAAAGGATTTACGTTCACCAAAACCAGTTTCAATACTAACTTTGTCATTATCTAAAAACATAAATAATCCAAATAGTACAATAATAGAAGCGGCTATACCAACTGACCAATTCTTATAAAGTGGTCTTACTTTTTGTTTTCTATCATCTATTTTATTCTGAATTTTTTCGAATGTAGTCGTTATAGGAGCATCTAATTTCTCAGCAATATCTATCCCTTTTCTTAACTTTAAGTAAGCAGAGAAGTCGTCTTCGCTCACCAGATTTTTTAATTCATTATCTGAAAGCTCACCTTCTAACCACTTGGCTAAAAAAATATCTAAATCTTTATTTGTATTAAATGTTTTCATACTGTTATATAAACTATTACAACTCAAAAGTAAAAAACCCTACTTTAAGTTTTATTTTTTTAAACATTCCCTATTTCCTTGCGCATTATAACCAAAGCTTGATGCATTCGTTTTTCTACAGCCTTCATACTAATATCTAGATGTTGGGCAATCTCTTTATATTTTTTCTTTTCAATTCTATTCATTAAAAAAACTTCACGCTGTTTTTCCGGCAAACTAGCAATTGTAGTTTCTAACTTTTCCATAAACTCTTTTTCTAGCATAATATATTCTGGTGATTCATTCGTAGCAGATTTCACGTTGTGCTTGTTATACTTCATAACTACCTTCTCATGTTTCTTTTCATTTAAAAACATATTATTAGCTATTGTATAAAGGTAACTTTTAACCTTTTCGTATTCTACTTTACCGCAATTACCCCAGAGTTTCACAAAGACATCTTGCAATATATCTTCTGCTGCAGCAATATCTTGGGTTTTATAAAAAAGAAACCGTCTTATTTCTTTGGCATAAGTTTTATAGATCACCTCAAAAGTTTTTGACTCACATATATTACGATTATCTTTTGACATTAAACTGTTTTTATTGAAACGTCAAAACTATAAAAAAAATAATTTGATAAAAAAGTAGGGTTTTTATTTTATGAATTGTTTTACTACTGATTAACCTCAACAAATAGTTTAACAAAAAAATAATTTAAAGAAAATGAAAAATTTTAAACTCGTAATTTTTAGTATTGCAATGGTGCTTTTAGCATTTACTTCTTGTACTAATGAAGAAACTATTGTTGAACCCCAACAAAACACAGAAGAAAGCGAATCTATTACTGTTACATTAGATTTTATGAGTAATCAATTTGATGCAAGTGGCAATGTTGTAGCTGATGAGAATCCTGCAGGCGATGTTGTTTTTGATTTTTGTTTCGATTTTGTATATCCAATCGATCTTTCATTTAATACAGGTGCCACAACTACAGTGAATAGTTTAGAAGAACTTGTAGAGATTTTAATTGCTTCAACAGAAGATTTGTTCATAAATGGAATTGCATTCCCATTTCAAGTTGAGACATATAATGAAGATAGTAATGCTCTAGTAATAGAGACTATAAATGACGAGGATGAATTTTTTAGTTTATTAGACGACTGTGATTTTGATGAGACCGAGGATTGTGTTTGTCCAGCAGTATATGATCCTGTTTGTATTGATATTACAGATTTAAATGGGGACGTATTTACAATTTCATATCCTAATGCGTGCTATGCGTTATGCGATGGTTTCACTGAGGACGATTTTAGCGAAGAATGCGAAGGAGACTATGAATCTGGTGTCGGTGAATGTTTTGAATTTGTATATCCTATTTCAATAGTTTTAGACGATGGCGCAGCCGTTACTGTAAATTCTCGCGAAGAATTATTTAATGCCACATATGGATCTCATGATATTGATTTAGTACTTCCATTAGATATTATAATTGAAAATGATACAGTAGTAACAATTAATAACTATGATGAGCTAGAAGATGTAATAGAAGATTGCTTTGGCGATGGTTATGGTGTAATCGATTGTTCAATTGAAGACATTACAAATACTTTAGCCGATTATTGTTGGTCAATTGATTTTATTGACTTTAATGAATTCATCTATAACTTAAACAGTGATGGTACATATCAATTGCAAGATATTGGAGGCAATTCAGGTGGTAGTGTTCTTACATCTGGGGTATGGAATGTAGTCCCTGGAAATAATACTTATTATGTTACTTTAAACGCAGAATTAGAAGAATATAACGATGAATGGGTGGTTACTGATTGTGATTCGGACCTAGGTTATGCTTACATAGAAATGCAAAGTCTTGTATATCCCCAAGCTTACATTTATTATATTGATTGCAATAACGATGGCGACGATGATAATAATTATGATTGTTCAACTGAACAGGGTGCATCAAATATTTTGACAGAATGTCCATGGCTAATTGATTTCATTGATTTTAATGAATTTATCTACAACTTCAATATTGATGGCACATACTCAGTACAATCTGAAAACAACATTCTTACGACTGGAACATGGGACTTACTTATAGCAAACAATGCTTACATAATTAATTTAAATGCAGAAGAAGCTGAGTATAATGATACATGGTTGATTGGTGATTGTGATGAAGAGGGTCTAACTATTGCAAGCATAGAATATCCCCAAGCTGAGATTTATTCAGTTGATTGTGACTAAGAAAATATCATAGCATAAAATATAAGTTGATTAATAGT
Coding sequences within:
- a CDS encoding trimeric intracellular cation channel family protein, whose translation is MFIQTIDILGTIAFAISGVLVAMNKRMDPFGVLIIAFVTAVGGGTLRDIMVGVEPVSWMRNMTFVYVIIGSAVFAVLFRKQISYLRKSLFLFDTIGIALYTLVGIETGLKAGLHPIICIALGTMTACFGGVLRDILCSEIPVIFRKEIYATACILGGLSYFLLLQFFEDRDYLFIIGGLVVIVVRILAVRFKISLPSLYKNED
- a CDS encoding RDD family protein, with protein sequence MDEFQIETAQNVGINQNVASIGHRMLAYLIDSAIILIYGIGAIWLLVSLNLDPGDSWAIYMLVSLPAFLYYVLLETFLNGKTVGKTIMNMRVVKLDGSRPGFANYFVRWILRVIDVVLTSGGAAVVTILLKGNGQRIGDIAAGTTVISERENMTINDTLIKDLPVDYVPKYSQVTVLNDNDMQTIKNLYDDAVRNGNHNIILNLHHRLLKVMAIETSEKPVDFVANVIKDYNYYTQNM
- a CDS encoding stage II sporulation protein M → MREAAFVKQNKDKWIEFETILTNKTNIDPDLLSDLYIEITDHLSYAKTFYKNSNTERYLNQLASKAHQNIYRTKKESKNRLISFFKTEFPTLFYQHHRELLITFLTFTLFVIVGAFSAANEGDFVRSFLGDGYVNMTLENIEKGDPMGVYKQQGEFNMFLGITLNNIKVALFAFGYGILLGVGTLYIMMQNGIMLGSFQYFFYEKGLLWESARTIWIHGTIEISVIIIAGCAGLVMGNGILFTGTLPRLEAFKRGVINGLKILMSTIPFFIIAGFLEGFVTRHTEMPDWLAILIISGSLALILFYYVIYPIRLNKKLKALNNLKNTITLTNLETDLT
- a CDS encoding DUF4350 domain-containing protein; this translates as MSKKGKIYITLVLLTLFAIVAVEMTKPEPINWFPSYALHHKIPFGSYVFNEQLERVSNDVTTVERPPFEYLSNNTISGTYLFYNGGIAFGKEELNGLLDWVSEGNTLMVSAVDFEKKLLDTLNLKTRTINITNNFNNKYQVKLVNPLLDNTTIYKYERPTTFFHFHEIDTVKTSILGFIDKYRGEQENSKTTLVNAIKQSFGDGEIILNTFPQAFTNYFMLNSPNQDYTAGLMSYINTNKPIYVDTYYKTGKKFYTSPMYLFLSTKSLKWAYYIMLIGVLIYIIFEGKRKQRAIPIIRPLKNQTVDFTRTIANMYYENGKHKDIAQHKIQHFLEFIRNSMYLNTSEINNSFIKNLAARSNNSIEDTQTLFKLIESFNKKSKIENKELERLNTLIEQFKTHN
- a CDS encoding AAA family ATPase, whose protein sequence is MENEPVNEDLNFDNRIQLEGLKNAVEGIKSELSKVIIGQDNFVELLIVALLADGHVLIEGVPGIAKTVTAKLFAKVLKTDFSRIQFTPDLMPSDVLGTSVLNMKSSEFEFKKGPIFSNIVLIDEINRAPAKTQAALFETMEERQATIDGTTYKFNNPFMVLATQNPIEQEGTYALPEAQLDRFIFKIKVDYPSLEDEVKILTSHHERKGDSPQTLINSILDTKSLEDYKAKTQAIVIEEKIIKYIAEIVSKTRNHPHLYLGGSPRASIAILNTAKAFAAINGRDFVIPEDIKKSLNPVLNHRIILTPEREMEGMTTENVIEMIVQSVEVPR
- a CDS encoding DUF58 domain-containing protein codes for the protein MKFIKSLYIHQQLYIYLAVASVCFLLSYWLPALFSFATILSIIIIVVLFIDLLLLYQPKNAINGRRILPDKFSNSDNNPVPITIANKYNFKAYIDVIDELPIQFQKRDFAYKTILNPSQNHDFDYMVRPVDRGEYYFGHLNIFVSSPLKIIKRKYKFQNEQMVMVYPSIIQMQKYDFLAISNALTQVGLKKIRRIGNTSEFEQIKEYVQGDDFRTVNWKATAKRAQLMVNQYQDEKSQPIYSIVDTGRVMKMPFNGLKLLDYAINSALAFSNVALKKHDKVGLLSFSKKIESFLPAIHKLTYLNRILETLYNIDTQFNDSDFGLLYAQLKRKVTHRSLLLLYTNFEHLSALKRQMPYLQAISKKHMLVVVLFENIELETIIEENAEDLQSIYHKTIAEKFAFEKRLMVKELQKHGIQAILTPPEKLTINTINKYLEIKARGML
- a CDS encoding DUF2141 domain-containing protein — protein: MKNLILTIALVLTSVFSFSQEDKGVTITVTIDNVKNDKGNVLMSLHTSETFMKGKGIIDAETKIKDGKVTITFENVLPGEYAIMALHDENENQRMDFQDNGMPLESYGMSNNVMSFGPPQYGDAKFKVEAKDLELNIRF